A segment of the Leclercia adecarboxylata genome:
TAATCATAGCTCAGCGAGACGCATTTGAGAATGCTGGATTTTCGGCACGCGGTTTAGCGACCACTGGGCCACCGCTTTTTCCAGTAATTCTTCGGTTCGCAGATCCTGCCACTCATGTGTTACATCCTGGTTTAGAAATTGTAAAGCATTGATAAGAACAGGGCGAGGATCGCCTGTCGGTAATGCCGGGGCATGATTCTGTTTCGAGAGTTTTATCCCTTTTTCATTCACCACCAGCGGCAAATGGATATAGTCCGGTACCGGCCAGCCAAACAGCTGGTAGAGCGAAATCTGCCGCACGGTAGGTTCGATCAGATCGGCCCCGCGGACAATTTCGTTTACCCCCTGGAAATGATCGTCCACCACGACCGCCAGATTGTAAGCAAACAGCCCGTCCCGGCGATGGATAATAAAATCCTCGTCCGCCAGCCGTGGATCGGCATGGAGTTCGCCTTGCAACCGATCGGTAAACCGGGTGACCGGATGCTGTTGCACCACGCGTACCGCAGCGTTTTCCGGGCCGTGATGCAGCGTGCGGCAATGGCCGTCATAGACCCCGCCGACGCTCTGAATGCGCGCGCGGGTGCAGGTGCAGTAGTAAGAGAGTCCCTGGGCGTGGAGCCAGGCCAGACGTTCGCGATAGGCATCGTGACGTTGGGACTGCCACAGCACCTCGCCGTCCCAGTGCAGGCCGTAATGTTCCAGCTGACGCAGAATGGTCGCTGCTGCACCGGGAACTTCACGCGGGGGGTCAATATCTTCGATACGCACGCGCCAGATACCCTGACGGGCACGGGCTTGCAGATAGCTGCCAAGGGCGGCAATGAGCGAGCCAAAATGCAGTTCGCCAGAGGGGGATGGCGCGAAGCGCCCAATGTAGTCAACAGGCATAATTACACAGCGCAGAAAGTAATCAGGCGGGAGAAGACTCCCGCCTGTGATAGCGTTACGACAGGGTCGGGATTAACCGGCCATCTGTTTTTCGCGGATTTCTGCCAGCGTTTTGCAGTCGATGCACAGGTCGGCTGTTGGACGGGCTTCCAGACGACGAATACCGATTTCGACACCGCAGGATTCGCAGAAGCCGAAATCTTCGTCTTCGACTTTTTTCAGCGTCTTCTCAATCTTCTTAATCAGTTTGCGTTCGCGGTCACGGTTACGCAGTTCAAGGCTGAACTCTTCTTCCTGGGCGGCACGGTCTACCGGATCCGGGAAGTTAGCAGCTTCGTCCTGCATATGAGTAACGGTGCGATCGACTTCATCCCTGAGTTGATTACGCCATGCTTCAAGAATTCGCTTGAAGTGCGACAGCTGGGCTTCGTTCATATACTCTTCGCCCGGCTTCTCTTGATACGGCTCCACCCCAGCGATGGCGAGAATACTCAGGGACGATGTTTTACGGTTTTGCCCTTCTTGCATGTTGCTTCTCCTTAACACGCACTATCGATCCCCGTGTTGGGGGAAAAATCAGGCCGCTATAAATAGCAGATGCTTTTCCGGATGGCAATTATCTAAACGTAACACTTGACAAGCCTGTGAGGAAAAGCGTATTTGCGCACACGACCAGAACACTTAATAAACAACACTCAACCCCTTTTATAACGTGACGGGAAGAGCGGATCTCAGAGTCATATTATCGGCAGAAAGTTCCGCTTTATAAGCCAAAACCTCCACCCCCTGCTTTTGTGCCTCATTCAACAGTTGCGCGTACTTAGGGTCAATATGGCGGGCGGGTGAAAATCGTCCAATTGCGCTGTGCAATACCGCAAATAACAGCACGGCGCGCTTGCCTGCCGCCGCCACACTTATCAACTCCCGAAGATGCTTCTGCCCTCGCAGCGTGACCGCATCCGGAAAGTAGCCGTAATCCCTGTCAGCTAACGTCACTGATTTCACTTCAATATAGCACTCGGGTCGATCCTCTGCCTGCAACATAAAGTCGATTCTGCTGTTTTCCGCACCATATTTCACTTCACTTTTTAAGGCGTTGTAGCCGCGCAGTTCTGGAATTAAATCCAGACTAATCGCCTCTTTGACCAACTGGTTTGCCCGCAGCGTATTAACGCAAATATATTCTCCGTCGGCAGTCTGGGTTATTTCCCAGGTATGGGGGTATTTACGTTTGGTATTTTCGGAGGTGGAGTACCACACCGTATCGCCGGGCGTGGCGCAGCCGGTCATCGCCCCGGTATTCGGGCAGTGCAGGGTCAGGGCAACGCCCTCCGGCGTTACCACGTCGGCCAGAAAACGCTTGTAGCGTTGCACGAGCGTGGCGGGTTGCAGGGCAGGGATAAACTGCATACAGATTCCTTGTTATTCGGTAAGCCGCCAGCGCTGGAGCGGCGTATAGCGCGTGCGCCCGCCGGCAAAACGGCTCTCGTAAAGCACAAATTCATTCACCGGAAACGCCCACTGAAAACCCGGCGGCGGAATGGCCACCGCGTGGCTGGCATCGCGCAGCAGGGTGATATGCGGATGAAACGGCTGTGGGCTCTGGTAACAGCCGCTACGCGCCGCCTGGGCCCGCAGCATGTTAGCCAGCTGCAATAATCCCCGGGGCGGCTGGCGGGTGCCGAGCCAGACGACCCGCGAGCGCAGCCACTGTCCGGCATCGTCCAGCGTCAGGGTAAACCCCGGCTGGCAGATGCGTCCGGCCATCGCCGCCAGCGCCTGACGTTTCTCATCGCTGACATCGCCTAAAAACGCCAGCGTCAGGTGCAGGTTGGCCCCGGCCACCGGGCGGCCCGCTTCCGGGGCAAAATGGTCGGCGCGCCAGCGCACGATCTGGCGCTGGATCGGGGCAGGCATTTCAATGGCAAAAAACAGCCTTTTCGACTCAGACATACGGGGTACTCGGTAATGAATTGTGGCGATGCTACAATGTACGCCGTCTAAAGTTAACCCTCTGGAGCCTTTCGTGTCCCTGTTGCCGGTCGCCGCTGTCCTTCCTGAACTTCTCCTCGCGTTACAACACGCCCCCCAGGTTCTGCTTACTGCGCCTACCGGTGCCGGGAAATCGACGTGGCTACCGCTGCAGATCCTGGCGCAGGGAGGGATTAACGGCAAAATTATTCTGCTCGAACCACGACGGATCGCTGCCCGCAACGTGGCGCAGCGGCTGGCGGATCTGCTGGGGGAAAAGCCGGGAGAAACGGTCGGCTACCGGATGCGCGCCGAAACCTGCGTGGGAGCGAATACCCGACTGGAGGTGGTCACCGAGGGGATCCTCACCCGGATGCTGCAGCAGGATCCCGAGCTGACCGGCGTGGGGCTGGTGATCCTCGATGAGTTTCACGAGCGCAGCCTGCAGGCGGATCTGGCTCTGGCGCTGCTGCTGGATGTCCAGCAGGGGCTGCGCGAGGATCTCAGGCTGCTGATCATGTCCGCGACCCTGGATAATGACCGGCTCCAGCGTCTGCTGCCGGAGGCCCCTGCGATCGTCTCTGAGGGTCGCACCTTTCCGGTTGAGCGGCGCTATCAGTCGCTCTCCACCCAGCAGCGTTTCGACGAAGCGGTGGCGGTCGCTACCGCCGAACTGCTGCGCCAGGAGTCCGGCTCGCTGCTGCTGTTTTTGCCGGGCGTGATCGAGATCCAGCGCGTGCAGGAGCAGCTGGCCCGTCGCGTGGCCGACGATGTGGTGCTCTGCCCATTGTATGGCGCGCTGTCGCTGACCGAGCAGCGTAAGGCGATCCTGCCTGCCCCGGCAGGGAAGCGCAAAGTGGTGCTGGCGACCAACATCGCCGAAACCAGCCTGACCATCGAAGGCATCCGGCTGGTGGTGGATTCGGCCCAGGAGCGGGTGGCGAGTTTCGATCCGCGCACCGGCCTGACCCGCCTGCTCACCCAGCGCGTCAGCCAGGCCTCGATGACCCAGCGGGCCGGACGAGCCGGCCGTCTGGAGCCGGGTATCTGCCTGCACCTGACGCCCTTTGAGCAGGCCGAGCGCGCGGCGACGCAGGGCACGCCGGAAATTTTGCAAAGCGATCTCAGCGGCCTGCTGATGGAGCTACTGCAGTGGGGCTGCCGGGATCCCGCCCAGCTGAACTGGCTGGATCTGCCGCCTGCGACTAACCTTGCTGCGGCCCGCCGTCTGTTAACTCAGCTTGGGGCGCTGGCGGGGGAACAACTCACCGCCTTTGGTCAGAAGATGGCGAAGCTCGGCAACGATCCGCGGCTGGCGGCGATGCTGGCCAGCGCCGTGGGCGAAGACGAAATTGCGACGGCGGCAAAACTGGCGGCTATCCTTGAACAGCCCCCGCGAGGCGGCAGCTGCGATCTGGCCCAGGCCTTCTCCCGCAATCAGCCGGAGTGGCAGCAGCGCGCCCGACTGTTAAGTTCGCGGCTCAACAGCCGGGGTGGAGCCCCGGACAGCGACCGCGTACCCGCGCTGCTGGCAAAGGCGTTTCCCGATCGGATTGCCCGCCGCCGCGGGCTTGACGGGCGCTATCAGCTGGCGAACGGTATGGGGGCGATGCTGCAGAGCGACGACGCCATGACCCGCCACCAGTGGTTGATTGCGCCGCTGCTGTTGCAGGGCAGCCAGTCGCCGGATGCCCGCATTTTGTTGGGCTTAGCCGTGGACATTGATGCCCTGATCGCCGCCGCCCCAGGCCTGGTGGAACAATCTGACACCGTCGAATGGGATGATGCTCAGGGCACGCTGAAGGCCTTTCGCCGGGCACAGATTGGTCGCCTGACGGTGAACGTCAAACCGCTGGCGAAACCCTCGGAAGAGGAGTTGCACCAGGCGATGCTCAACGGCATTCGCGATAAAGGGCTCAGCGTGCTGAACTGGACGCCTGAGGCGGAGCAGTACCGGATCCGCCTGCACTGCGCAGCACAATGGCTGCCGGAATTTGACTGGCCGGCGGTGGATGAAGCGTCGCTGCTGGCAAATCTGGAAAACTGGTTACTGCCGCAAATGAGTGGCGTACACTCCCTGCGCGCGTTGAAGGCGCTGGATGTTAAGGCGGCGTTACAGAACTTAACCGACTGGTCGTTACGCCAACGTCTGGATACCGAGCTCCCGGGGCATTACACTGTGCCCACCGGCAGCCGGATAGCCATTCGTTATCATGAGGATAATCCTCCGGCGCTGGCGGTGCGGATGCAGGAGATGTTTGGCGAGGCGACCACGCCTGCCATTGCCCAGGGCCGCGTGCCGCTGGTGCTGGAGCTGCTGTCGCCGGCCCAGCGTCCGCTGCAGATCACCCGCGATCTGGGTGCCTTCTGGGCCGGAAGCTACCGCGAGGTGCAAAAGGAGATGAAGGGGCGCTATCCCAAACATGTCTGGCCGGACGATCCGGCGAATACCGCGCCAACCCGGCGCACGAAGAAGTATTCGTAGCCGTTGTAGGTCGGGTAAGCGCAGCGCCACCCGGCAAAAGCCCTCGTTGAGAGGGTAACTTTGAGAGATTTCTTCTTCCTCCATCAGGGGGAAGAACTGAGAATCGGGCCCTTGCGCCTGATAGTTGCGGAGAGAGAGCATGGCGGGGAATGACCGCGAGCCAATTGGACGTAAAGGAAAGCCTACACGTCCGGCGAAAGAAAAGGCAGGCCGTCGTCGCCTCAGAGATGAGGAGTATGACGACGTTGATAATGAGTATGAGGATGAAGCGTCCGTGCCACGTAAAGGAAAAGGCAAAAAAGGTAAACCTCGTGGCAAGCGCGGCTGGTTCTGGCTGCTGCTGAAGCTGTTTATTGTTTTCGTCGTTTTACTGGCGATCTACGGCGTCTATCTGGATCAGAAGATCCGTAGCCGTATCGACGGAAAAGTCTGGCAGCTGCCTGCGGCAGTGTATGGCCGGATGGTCAACCTCGAGCCGGAAATGACCATCAGCAAGAACGAGATGGTCAAACTGCTGGAGGCCACCCAGTACCGCCAGGTGACGAAGATGACGCGTCCCGGCGAGTTTACGGTGCAGGCGAAAAGCATCGAGATGATCCGCCGTCCGTTTGACTTCCCGGACAGCAAAGAGGGGCAGGTGCGCGCGCGTCTGACCTTCGACGGCGATCATATCGACACCATCGAGAACATGGATAACAACCGCCAGTTCGGTTTCTTCCGTCTCGATCCGCGCCTGATCACCATGCTCTCCTCGCCAAACGGCGAGCAGCGTCTGTTTGTGGCGCGTAACGGCTTCCCGGATCTGCTGGTGGATACCCTGCTGGCGACCGAAGACCGTCACTTCTACGAGCATGATGGCGTCAGCCTGTACTCCATCGGTCGTGCGGTGCTGGCGAACCTGACCGCCGGACGGACGGTGCAGGGGGCAAGTACCCTGACCCAGCAGCTGGTGAAGAACCTGTTCCTCTCCAGCGAACGCTCTTACTGGCGTAAGGCCAACGAAGCGTACATGGCGGTATTGATGGACGCCCGCTACAGCAAAGATCGCATTCTTGAGCTGTATATGAACGAGGTCTACCTCGGTCAGAGCGGCGACAATGAAATCCGCGGCTTCCCGCTGGCGAGCCTCTACTACTTTGGCCGTCCGGTGGAAGAGCTGAGTCTCGACCAGCAGGCGCTGCTGGTGGGCATGGTGAAAGGGGCGTCGATCTACAACCCGTGGCGTAACCCGAAGCTGGCCCTGGAGCGTCGTAATCTGGTGCTGCGTCTGCTGCAACAGCAGCAGGTGATCGACCAGGAGCTGTACGACATGCTCAGCGCGCGTCCGTTAGGCGTGCAGCCGCGCGGCGGCGTGATCTCCCCGCAACCTGCCTTTATGCAGATGGTGCGTCAGGAGTTGCAGACCAAACTGGGCGACAAGGTTAAAGATCTCTCTGGCGTGAAGATCTTCACCACCTTTGACTCCGTGGCGCAGGACGCCGCAGAGAAAGCGGCGGTGGAAGGCATTCCGGCCCTGAAAAAGCAGCGTAAGCTGAGCGATCTGGAAACTGCGATGGTGGTGGTCGATCGTACCACCGGCGAAGTACGGGCGATGGTCGGCGGGGCAGAGCCGCAGTTTGCGGGCTATAACCGCGCCATGCAGGCACGCCGTTCGATCGGTTCTCTGGCAAAACCGGCGACCTATCTCACCGCCCTGAGCCAGCCGAACCAGTATCGACTGAACACCTGGATCGCCGATGCCCCGATTGCCCTGCGCCAGCCGAATGGCCAGGTGTGGTCGCCGCAGAACGACGACAAACAGTACAGCGGCCAGGTGATGCTGGTGGACGCCCTGACGCGTTCCATGAACGTGCCAACGGTCAACCTCGGGATGGCGCTGGGTCTGCCGGCGGTCACCGATACCTGGCTGAAGCTGGGCGTGCCGAAAGATCAGCTGCATCCGGTGCCGGCCATGCTGTTAGGTGCCCTGAACCTGACGCCAATTGAAGTGGCGCAGGCGTTCCAGACCATCGCCAGCGGCGGTAACCGTGCGCCGCTCTCTGCGCTGCGTTCGGTGATTGCCGAAGATGGCACCCCGCTGTACCAGAGCTTCCCGCAGGCGGAGCGTGCCGTTCCGGCGCAGGCAGCTTACATGACGCTGTGGACCATGCAGCAGGTGGTGCAGCGCGGAACCGGTCGTCAGCTTGGCGCGAAGTATCCGGGGCTGCATCTGGCGGGTAAAACCGGGACCACCAACAATAACGTTGATACCTGGTTTGCAGGCATCGACGGACGTGAAGTGGTGATCACCTGGGTAGGCCGCGACAACAACCAGCCGACGAAACTGTACGGCGCCAGCGGGGCGATGTCGATTTACCAGCGCTATCTGGCGAACCAGTCGCCGGTTCCATTAACCCTGACGCCACCGGAAGATATCGTGGATATGGGCGTGGATGAGTCGGGTACCTTCGTGTGTGGCGGCGGGATGCGTAGCGTTCCGGTCTGGACCACCAACCCGGACTCCCTGTGCCAGGCGCCAGCGCCGCAGCCGACGGGTAACCCGTTTGAGCAGTCTTCTCCTCAGCAGCAGCCGCAGCAACAGCAGCAACAGCCGCAGCAGCAGAATGAGAAGAAGGACAGTGACGGCGTCGCGGGCTGGATCAAGGATATGTTCGGCGGTAACTAATCAAAATCCCCTCTCCTGCGGGAGGGGGGATTTTCACCTCAATTAAACATCCCTCCAACAGTAAAACCTCCGTTTATTAACCCTGCATTTTCCGTTGTTTAATTCTTATACCCTCAATTCCTGTAGGGCCGCATATCACTTGCTATGCCGTCTGCGTTTCGCATAATATGCTGCGGTCATAATAATAATTCTCGTTTACGTTATCATTCACTCTTTCAAAGAGACATACCAATGGCGCTTTCAAAAACTGCTCAGCCAATGCAATCTTCGCTGCGTAAAATCGCAGTCGTTGTAGCCACAGCGGTTAGCGGCATGTCTGCTTATGCCCAGGCTGCTGACACCCCTAAAAAAGAAGAAACCATCACCGTAACCGCAGCGCCTGCTCCGCAGGAGAGCGCCTGGGGTCCTGCACCAACGATTGCGGCAAAACGTACCGCAACGGCGACCAAAACCGATACGCCTATTGAAAAGACGCCGCAGTCTATTTCAGTGGTAACCCGTGAAGAGATGGATATGAAGCAGCCGGGCACAGTCAAGCAAGCCCTGGCCTATACGCCAAGCGTCTTTGCTACGCGCGGTGCCTCCACGACATATGATGTGGTCTCTATTCGTGGGTTTACGACTTCCAGTACTGTGAATACTAACCAGTACCTGGATGGCATGAAGCTGCAGGGTGATAACTATTCTGAAGCGTCCATGGATCCGTATTTCCTTGAACGCGTTGAACTGCTGCGTGGCCCTACATCCGTTCTGTACGGCAAAAGCCACCCAGGCGGCGTAGTGAGCATGGTCAGCAAGCGCCCAACCACCGAACCGCTGAAAGAAATTCAGTTCAAAATGGGTACCGATAACCTGTGGCAAACCGGGTTTGATTTCAGCGATGCGATCGACGATGACGGCGTATGGTCATACCGCCTGACCGGGCTGGGCCGCAGTGAGAATGCGCAACAGGAGATGGTCAAATCTACCCGCTACGCTATTGCGCCTGCTTTCAGCTGGCGTCCTGACGACAAAACCGATTTCACGTTCCTGAGTAACTTCCAGAGCGATCCGGATGCAGGCTACTATGGCTGGCTTCCGCGGGAAGGTACCGTTGTGCCTTACTATGATGCCAACGGAAACGCGCACAAGCTGCCGACCGATTTCAATGAAGGGGATGAGGACAACAAAATCTCCCGTCGCCAGAAGATGGTGGGCTACAGCTTCTCGCATCAATTTGACGATACCTTTACCGTGCGTCAAAACCTGCGTTATACCCAAATTAATACCCTTTACCGTTCTGTTTACGGCAATGGCTATATCGCCCCGGCACAAATAAGCCGCGCCTATGTGCGCTCTGATGAAGATCTTAACTCGTTCACGGTGGATACGCAGCTGCAATCTAAGTTCGCGACCGGTGCCGTTGATCATACCCTGTTAACGGGTGTCGATTACCTGCGCATGCGTAACGATATTGATGCTGACTATGGCACTGCTGACCCTATCAGCATGACCAATCCGCAACACGACAATGCGAATATCAACGTGAACTTCCCGTATGCCGTTCTCAATCGTCAGGAACAAACGGGCCTGTACGCACAAGATCAGGCGGAATGGGATAAATGGGTTCTGACCCTCGGCGGACGTTATGATTTCGCTAAAACGTCAACGCTGACACGTTCCTCGAACACTACGGCTGAAATCAACGACCAGGCATTCACCTGGCGCGGTGGAATCAACTACCTGTTCGATAACGGCATTACTCCGTACTTCAGCTACAGCGAATCCTTCGAGCCTATCTCCGGTGGAACTCAGGGCGGTAAACCCTTCGATCCGGCCCGCGGCAAGCAGTATGAAGCGGGCGTGAAATACGTACCAAAAGATCTACCAGTTGTTGTGACTGCTGCTGTGTACCAGCTGACCAAAAACAACAACCTGACTGCCGATCCGGCGAACCCGACTAGTGGCTTTAGCGTGCAGGGCGGTGAAATCCGCTCACGTGGTATCGAACTGGAAGCCAAAGCAGCCATAACGGCCAATGTTGATGTGACGGCGTCCTACAGCTACACCGATGCAGAATACACACACGATACTTGGTATGAAGGACGTCGTCCGGCGGAGGTGCCACGTAACATGGCTTCTCTGTGGGCCGATTACACCTTCCACGAGACGGCGCTGAGCGGTCTGACTGTCGGTGCAGGAACCCGCTACATCGGTAACACCGTCTCCTACTATTCAGCCGGATCGCCAAAGGCTTACCAGTCGTTTAATGTGGCGGGCTATGCGCTGGCGGATGCGACCGTGAAATACGATTTGGCGCGCTTCGGACTGCCGGGTTCATCAGTCGGCATTAACGTGAACAACATCTTTGACCGTGAATACGTCTCGAGCTGCTACAGCGAGTATGCATGCTATTGGGGTGCAGAACGCCAGGTTGTTGCGACCGCGACCTTCCGCTTCTAACCTTTAAACTTGGGCACGATTTTCGTGCCCTTTTCTTTACTTAAGTTGGCTAACATGCAGGAAAACAACCCGCAATCCGATACCACTTTTGCGCTTGATGGCGTCTCCTTTCGCGTTCCCGGACGCACGCTGCTGCATCCGCTTTCGCTGACCTTTCCCGCAGGCCAGGTGACAGGCCTGATCGGCCATAACGGCTCCGGCAAATCCACCTTACTGAAAATGCTTGGCCGCCATCAGTCGCCGTCCGAGGGGGATATTCTGCTCGACGGACAGCCGCTGGAGAGCTGGAACAGCAAAGCCTTTGCCCGCAAGGTGGCCTATCTGCCGCAGCAGCTGCCGCAGGCGGAGGGCATGACCGTCCGCGAACTGGTGGCGATAGGGCGTTATCCCTGGCATGGTGCATTGGGCCGCTTCGGCGTAGCCGATCGCGAGAAAGTGGAAGAGGCTATTGCGCTGGTGGGTTTAAAGCCGCTGGCTCATCGTCTGGTGGATAGCCTGTCCGGCGGCGAGCGCCAGCGGGCGTGGATCGCCATGCTGGTGGCGCAGGACAGCCGTTGTTTACTGCTGGATGAGCCGACCTCGGCGCTGGACATTGCCCATCAGGTGGACGTGCTGGCGCTGGTGCATCGCTTAAGCCAGCAGCGCGGCCTCACGGTGATTGCGGTGCTGCATGATATCAACATGGCGGCGCGCTACTGCGACTATCTGGTGGCGCTGCGCGGTGGCGAGATGATCGCCCAGGGCACGCCAGCCGAGCTGATGCGCAGTGAAACGCTGGAACATATTTACGGAATTCCAATGGGTATTCTGCCGCATCCTGCCGGAGCGGCACCGGTGAGCTTTGTCTATTGATGCCTGAGTTAACACACATTAGCCGTCGTCGACTGTTGACGGCGATGGCCCTTTCGCCGCTGCTGTGGAAAATGGGCACGGCGCATGCCGCCGCCGTTGATCCCCATCGGATTGTGGCCCTCGAGTGGCTGCCGGTCGAGCTGCTGCTGGCGCTCGGCGTTACCCCCTACGGCGTGGCCGACATTCCTAACTACACCCTGTGGGTAAACGAGCCTCGCCTGCCGGAATCGGTGATCGACATTGGCCTGCGTACCGAGCCGAACCTCGAACTGCTCACCCAGATGAAACCTTCTTATCTGGTCTGGTCGGCCGGGTACGGTCCGTCGGAAGAAAAGCTGGCGCGGATTGCGCCGGGGCGCGGGTTCGCCTTTAGCGACGGCAAAAAACCGCTGACCAACGCCCGCAAATCCTTAAGCGAGATGGCGCAGCTGCTGAATATGGAAGCGGCAGCCCGCGAGCATCTGGATCATTTCGACAGCGTGATTGACAGCTACAAACCCCGTTTTGCAAGCCGCGGCGATCGCCCGCTGCTGATGGTCACCCTGCTCGATGCCCGCCATATGCTGGTGTTTGGCAATAACTGTCTGTTCCAGGAAGTGCTCGATCGCTATGGGATTAAAAACGCCTGGGAAGGGGAGATGACCTTCTGGGGCAGCACCGCCGTCGGTATCGACCGTCTGGCCATGTTCCGCGATGTGGACGTGCTGTGCTTCGATCACGGCAACGAGCGCGAGATGCAGGCCTTGATGGCGACGCCGCTGTGGCAGGCGATGCCCTTTGTCCGCCAGCAGCGCGTGAAGCGCGTCCCGGCGGTGTGGTTCTACGGCGCGACCCTGTCGGCCATGCACTTTGCCCGCGTGCTGGATAGCGCATTGGGAGGCCAGGCATGAGGTCACGGATAGCCTTTTTCCCGGCGCTGCTCATGGCACTGCTGCTGATCGTTGCGCTGGGCTTAACCTGGTGGAACCTGAACATTGCGCTGCCGCGCAGCCAGTGGGGCAGCGCGCTGGTCGCCCCGGATATCGATAATATTCAACAGATGCTGTTCCACTACAGCCTGCTGCCGCGGCTGGCGATCTCGCTGCTGGTGGGTGCCGGGCTGGGTCTGGTGGGTGTGCTCTTCCAGCAGGTGCTGCGTAACCCGCTGGCGGAACCGACCACCCTGGGGGTGGCAACCGGGGCGCAGCTGGGGATGACCATCATCACCCTGTGGGCGCTGCCGGGGGCACTGGCACCGCAGTTTGCCGCGCTGGTGGGCGCCTGCGTGGTGGGGGCGATTGTCTTTGGCGTGGCCTGGGGTAAACGCCTCTCGCCGGTCACGCTGATTCTGGCAGGCCTGGTGGTCAGCCTCTACTGCGGGGCGGTTAATCAGCTTTTAGTGATTTTCCATCACGACCAGCTGCAGAGCATGTTCCTCTGGAGCACCGGGACGCTGACGCAGACCGACTGGAGCATCGTTCAGCGCCTGTGGCCGCAGCTGCTCGGCGGCGTATTGCTGACCCTGCTGCTGCTGCGCCCGCTGACCCTGATGGGGCTTGACGATGGCGTGGCGCGCAACCTCGGTCTGGCGCTGTCGCTGGCCCGTCTGGCGGCGCTGACGCTGGCGATTGTCATCAGCGCCCTGCTGGTAAATGCGGTGGGCATCATCGGGTTTATCGGCCTGTTCGCGCCGCTGCTGGCAAAAATGCTCGGCGCGCGGCGCTTGCTCTCCCGCCTGATCCTCGCCCCGCTGATTGGTGCGCTGATCCTCTGGCTCTCCGATCAGGTGATCCTTTGGCTGACGCGCGTATGGATGGAAGTCTCTACCGGTTCCGTGACCGCGCTGATCGGTGCGCCGCTGCTGCTGTGGCTGCTGCCGCGCCTGCGCAGCATGAGTGCCCCGGCGATGAATGCTGGAGATAAAGTACAGGCGGAGCGTCACCACGTGCTGTGGTTTGCCCTGGCGGGCGGCGCGGTACTGCTGCTGGTGGTGATTGCGGCGCTGGCGTTTGGCCGGGATGCAGAGGGCTGGCACTGGGCGAGCGGGGCGATGCTTGATGAGCTGCTACCGTGGCGCGCGCCGCGTATTTTCGCCGCGCTGATTGCCGGGGTGATGCTGGCGGTCGCCGGGTGCATTATCCAGCGTCTGACCGGCAACCCGATGGCGAGCCCGGAAGTGCTGGGGATCAGCTCCGGGGCGGCGTTCGGCGTGGTGCTGATGCTCTTTTTCGTGCCGGGTAATGCCTTCGGCTGGCTGATGCCCGCAGGCAGTATCGGTGCGGCGGTCACGCTGCTGATCATTATGATTGCCGCCGGACGAGGTGGCTTCTCGCCGCACCGGATGTTGCTGGCGGGGATGGCGCTGAGC
Coding sequences within it:
- the fhuB gene encoding Fe(3+)-hydroxamate ABC transporter permease FhuB; the protein is MRSRIAFFPALLMALLLIVALGLTWWNLNIALPRSQWGSALVAPDIDNIQQMLFHYSLLPRLAISLLVGAGLGLVGVLFQQVLRNPLAEPTTLGVATGAQLGMTIITLWALPGALAPQFAALVGACVVGAIVFGVAWGKRLSPVTLILAGLVVSLYCGAVNQLLVIFHHDQLQSMFLWSTGTLTQTDWSIVQRLWPQLLGGVLLTLLLLRPLTLMGLDDGVARNLGLALSLARLAALTLAIVISALLVNAVGIIGFIGLFAPLLAKMLGARRLLSRLILAPLIGALILWLSDQVILWLTRVWMEVSTGSVTALIGAPLLLWLLPRLRSMSAPAMNAGDKVQAERHHVLWFALAGGAVLLLVVIAALAFGRDAEGWHWASGAMLDELLPWRAPRIFAALIAGVMLAVAGCIIQRLTGNPMASPEVLGISSGAAFGVVLMLFFVPGNAFGWLMPAGSIGAAVTLLIIMIAAGRGGFSPHRMLLAGMALSTAFTMLLMMLQASGDPRMAQILTWIAGSTYNATTEQVVSTGLAMIVLLALVPLCRRWLTVLPLGGDTARSVGMALSASRIGLLLLAASLTATATLTIGPLSFIGLMAPHIARMMGFRRTMPHIVMSALTGGILLVFADWCGRMVLFPYQIPAGLLSTFIGAPYFIYLLRKQSR